The following coding sequences lie in one Armatimonadota bacterium genomic window:
- a CDS encoding FtsQ-type POTRA domain-containing protein translates to MIGLLVAASLPGSALFTLRHIEVEGAQRLSADAVRAASGLVPGSRSIFTVDAQEVAERLARHPWIAAARVRARPPHGILIQIRERTPVAAVPAASGYAVVDAAGVVLEVRASRPELLLVSERGSTPPWVAPGEEIPSAAVRAGLRLLPHLPQGLRDLVAHLQVTRRQEVFLYTVDGLEVRAGPLRGLRQRLADSPEILRTLRAGWQDLEYVDLSLPDQAFVKPRRAP, encoded by the coding sequence ATGATCGGCCTCCTGGTGGCGGCCAGCCTGCCCGGCTCGGCCCTGTTCACGCTGCGGCACATTGAGGTGGAAGGCGCGCAGCGGCTTTCCGCTGACGCGGTGCGCGCTGCCTCCGGGCTGGTGCCGGGTTCGCGCTCCATCTTCACCGTCGACGCCCAGGAGGTGGCGGAGCGGCTGGCGCGCCACCCCTGGATCGCCGCGGCGCGGGTCCGCGCCCGCCCGCCGCATGGGATCCTCATCCAGATCCGCGAACGGACCCCCGTCGCCGCCGTCCCCGCTGCATCCGGCTACGCCGTCGTGGATGCTGCCGGCGTGGTGCTGGAGGTGCGGGCGTCGCGTCCGGAGCTGCTGTTGGTCTCCGAGCGGGGCAGCACGCCTCCCTGGGTTGCCCCGGGAGAGGAGATCCCCTCGGCGGCGGTGCGCGCCGGGCTGCGCCTGCTTCCCCACCTGCCGCAGGGCCTGCGTGACCTGGTGGCACACCTGCAGGTGACGCGGAGGCAGGAGGTCTTCCTGTATACGGTGGACGGCCTGGAGGTCCGCGCCGGACCCCTGCGCGGGCTGCGGCAGCGCCTGGCCGACAGCCCAGAAATCCTGCGCACGCTTCGGGCGGGATGGCAAGACCTGGAGTACGTCGACCTGAGCCTGCCCGATCAGGCCTTCGTCAAGCCGCGCCGCGCGCCCTGA
- the ftsZ gene encoding cell division protein FtsZ, whose amino-acid sequence MGHTERDLRRYAAIKVVGVGGGGSNAVNRMIHAGLRGVEFIAVNTDAQALALSNADRKIHIGAKTTKGLGAGGDPTVGRQAAEESKEDLAEALEGADMVFITAGMGGGTGTGGAPVIAELARDLGALTIGVVTKPFSFEGRRRQTTAEEGARNLKQKVNTLITIPNDRLLQIVDRSVTIVEAFRVADDVLRQGVQGIADLITVPGLINLDFADVRAVMAEAGSALIGIGVASGEDRALRAAQAAVSSPLLETSMNGARGVLINVTGGLDLGLVEVSEAAQIVKDAADPDANIIFGAVIDDKADGEIRITVIATGFDGARPEGNGQPEEPLRLKEPVKVIDDLDIPAFLRRR is encoded by the coding sequence ATGGGACACACCGAGCGCGATCTGCGCCGCTACGCGGCCATCAAGGTGGTAGGGGTAGGCGGCGGGGGGAGCAATGCCGTCAACCGCATGATTCATGCCGGCCTGCGCGGGGTGGAGTTTATCGCCGTCAACACCGACGCCCAGGCTCTGGCGCTCTCCAACGCCGACCGGAAGATCCACATCGGCGCCAAGACGACCAAGGGACTGGGGGCCGGCGGCGACCCCACCGTGGGCCGCCAGGCCGCGGAAGAGAGCAAGGAGGACCTTGCCGAGGCCCTGGAGGGTGCGGACATGGTCTTCATCACCGCGGGCATGGGCGGAGGGACCGGAACCGGGGGCGCGCCCGTTATCGCCGAGCTCGCCCGCGACCTGGGGGCGCTGACCATCGGCGTGGTGACCAAGCCCTTCTCCTTTGAGGGACGACGCCGCCAGACCACTGCGGAGGAAGGCGCGCGCAACCTCAAGCAGAAGGTGAACACGCTGATCACCATCCCCAATGACCGCCTCCTGCAGATCGTGGATCGCTCCGTCACCATCGTCGAGGCGTTCCGCGTCGCCGACGACGTGCTGCGGCAGGGGGTGCAGGGAATCGCCGACCTGATCACCGTCCCCGGCCTGATCAACCTGGACTTTGCTGACGTACGCGCGGTGATGGCGGAAGCCGGCTCGGCGCTCATCGGCATCGGTGTGGCCAGCGGCGAGGACCGCGCCCTGCGCGCGGCCCAGGCGGCGGTGAGCAGCCCGCTGCTGGAGACCTCCATGAACGGCGCCCGTGGCGTGCTCATCAACGTCACCGGCGGGCTGGACCTGGGATTGGTGGAGGTCTCGGAGGCGGCGCAGATCGTCAAGGATGCGGCCGACCCGGACGCCAACATCATCTTCGGGGCGGTCATCGACGACAAGGCCGACGGGGAGATCCGCATCACGGTCATCGCCACGGGCTTCGACGGGGCGCGTCCGGAGGGGAACGGGCAGCCGGAGGAGCCGCTCAGGCTGAAGGAGCCGGTGAAGGTGATCGACGACCTGGACATCCCTGCCTTCCTGCGCCGCCGCTAA
- the ftsW gene encoding putative lipid II flippase FtsW — MDAVPRRFPDVYLFSATVALIGMGIVMIYSSSAIVALEWFGDPAFFLKRQLLWAALGLGAMYVTLTVHYPRLRQLTPGLLLVGLLALAVVLLPGVGREAGGARRWLVLGPATFQPAEAAKLILILYLASYLDTRGAAIRQFRVLRPPVLVTATLFLLVAAQPDMGTALLLVGIAGAMLFVGGASLWHLGGAFLAGLPVLAAVTVLEPYRVRRLMAFLNPWRDPRGSGFHVIQSLLALGSGGLLGVGLGASRQKYFYLPERHTDFVFAILGEELGLVGAAAVIGLFAFIAYRGLRIARSAPDRYGALLAAGITTSIVGQAAANIGVTAGILPVTGVPLPFVSFGGSSLLMTCLGAGILLNISQYGARRSPKALPWHPAREVE, encoded by the coding sequence ATGGACGCCGTACCGCGCCGTTTCCCGGACGTCTACCTCTTCTCCGCCACCGTCGCCCTGATCGGTATGGGTATCGTCATGATCTACAGCTCCAGTGCCATCGTCGCTCTGGAGTGGTTCGGGGACCCTGCTTTCTTTCTGAAGCGGCAGCTGCTGTGGGCTGCTCTGGGGCTGGGCGCCATGTACGTGACGCTGACCGTCCACTACCCGCGCCTGCGGCAGCTAACCCCGGGGCTGCTGCTTGTGGGGTTGCTGGCTCTGGCGGTGGTGTTGCTTCCGGGGGTGGGGCGGGAAGCGGGCGGAGCGCGGCGCTGGCTGGTGCTGGGGCCGGCGACCTTCCAGCCGGCGGAGGCGGCCAAGCTCATCCTCATCCTCTACCTGGCCAGCTATCTGGACACCCGGGGGGCCGCCATCCGTCAGTTCCGCGTCCTGCGCCCCCCGGTTCTGGTCACAGCCACGCTGTTCCTCCTTGTGGCTGCCCAGCCCGACATGGGGACAGCCCTGCTCCTGGTGGGGATCGCCGGTGCGATGCTCTTCGTAGGGGGCGCCAGCCTGTGGCACCTGGGAGGCGCATTTCTGGCCGGGCTCCCCGTCCTGGCGGCCGTGACCGTGCTGGAGCCCTACCGCGTGCGCCGGCTCATGGCCTTCCTCAATCCCTGGCGTGACCCCCGAGGGAGCGGCTTCCACGTCATCCAGTCGCTTCTGGCGTTGGGGTCGGGTGGGCTCCTGGGAGTGGGACTAGGTGCGAGCCGGCAGAAGTACTTCTACCTCCCGGAGCGGCACACCGACTTCGTCTTTGCCATCCTGGGGGAGGAGCTGGGACTAGTGGGGGCGGCGGCGGTGATTGGCCTGTTTGCTTTCATCGCCTACAGGGGGCTGCGCATCGCCCGCTCGGCACCGGACCGGTACGGGGCGCTGCTCGCCGCCGGGATTACCACCAGCATCGTAGGGCAGGCAGCGGCCAACATCGGGGTGACGGCGGGAATCCTCCCGGTCACTGGCGTCCCTCTGCCGTTTGTAAGCTTTGGCGGCTCCTCTCTGCTGATGACCTGCCTGGGGGCGGGGATCCTGTTGAACATCTCCCAGTACGGTGCCCGTCGCAGCCCGAAGGCGCTCCCATGGCATCCGGCCAGGGAGGTGGAGTGA
- the murD gene encoding UDP-N-acetylmuramoyl-L-alanine--D-glutamate ligase gives MDALGLRGKAIHVIGAAGTEGSAVIDFLLSHGVTTITGHDLSASSEQFAETFYRTHQWLPPEGRQGALARFLDSPVRIRYRDDYLAGIEEADLIVVPQSWFRHPENAPLHALRAQGVPFTSMTRLFFQTCPCPIIGVTGTNGKFTVVTLISEMLRAAGWTVFCSGNDRSHVPMLYFLDRITPRAWLVLEISNRQLVDLDRSPHIGVVTNVVPHHLDDHGTMEAYTQVKATLIRYQEHGDHAVLNRDNPLTAAMAQEARGQVWWFSAGGAVPQGAYLDGEVLRLAGGGAPAILPAAELLLPGGAMVENALAACAAAAIIGVPPGIMAGVLREFRGLPYRFRRVGEYRGIAFYEDSLATNPTAAAAAIRSLDRPFFLIAGGFRRGAVPEDFRPMTDALVASGRCRAVFLIGSTARALAYAVEALPPPRPPAVIAGTLEAAMAEAARLARPGEAVLLSPGCESFDQFADYRQRGDRFRALAEEFATAGAK, from the coding sequence GTGGACGCCCTTGGGCTGCGCGGGAAGGCCATCCACGTGATTGGGGCTGCGGGCACCGAGGGGTCTGCAGTGATCGACTTCCTGCTTTCCCACGGCGTCACCACCATCACCGGGCACGACCTCAGTGCGTCCTCCGAGCAATTTGCGGAGACCTTCTATCGGACGCACCAGTGGCTCCCTCCCGAGGGGCGGCAGGGGGCGCTGGCCCGATTTCTGGACTCCCCGGTGCGGATCCGCTACCGCGACGACTACCTGGCAGGGATCGAGGAGGCGGACCTGATAGTGGTACCACAGTCCTGGTTCCGCCATCCGGAGAATGCCCCCCTGCACGCGCTGCGGGCCCAGGGCGTGCCCTTCACCTCTATGACCCGCCTCTTCTTCCAGACCTGTCCCTGCCCCATCATCGGGGTTACCGGGACCAACGGCAAGTTCACCGTCGTCACCCTGATCTCTGAGATGTTGCGGGCGGCCGGGTGGACTGTCTTCTGCTCCGGCAACGACCGCAGCCACGTGCCCATGCTCTACTTCCTGGACCGGATCACCCCCCGGGCCTGGCTGGTGCTGGAGATCAGCAACCGGCAACTGGTGGACCTGGATCGCAGCCCGCACATCGGGGTCGTCACCAACGTGGTGCCCCATCACCTGGACGACCACGGGACCATGGAGGCGTACACGCAGGTGAAGGCCACGCTGATCCGCTACCAGGAGCACGGGGACCACGCCGTCCTGAACCGTGACAACCCGCTGACGGCGGCCATGGCCCAAGAGGCCCGCGGGCAGGTCTGGTGGTTCAGCGCCGGGGGAGCCGTGCCCCAGGGAGCGTACCTCGACGGAGAGGTGCTGCGGCTGGCCGGCGGGGGCGCGCCGGCGATCCTGCCGGCCGCCGAGCTTCTCCTCCCCGGGGGGGCCATGGTGGAGAACGCCCTGGCCGCCTGCGCCGCCGCGGCCATCATCGGCGTGCCCCCCGGGATCATGGCAGGCGTCCTGCGAGAGTTCCGCGGCCTCCCGTACCGGTTTCGCCGGGTGGGGGAGTACCGCGGGATCGCCTTCTACGAGGACTCGCTGGCGACCAACCCCACGGCTGCGGCTGCGGCCATCCGCAGCCTGGACCGGCCCTTCTTCCTCATCGCCGGGGGCTTCCGCCGGGGCGCCGTCCCCGAGGACTTCCGGCCCATGACCGATGCGCTCGTTGCCTCAGGGCGCTGCCGCGCGGTCTTCCTCATTGGCTCCACGGCCCGGGCGCTGGCCTACGCGGTGGAAGCGCTTCCTCCGCCGCGTCCGCCCGCGGTCATTGCCGGAACGCTGGAGGCGGCGATGGCGGAAGCGGCACGTCTGGCCCGGCCCGGGGAGGCGGTCCTGCTCTCTCCGGGGTGTGAGTCCTTCGACCAGTTCGCCGACTACCGCCAGCGGGGGGACCGCTTCCGCGCCCTGGCGGAGGAGTTTGCCACGGCCGGGGCCAAGTAA
- the murB gene encoding UDP-N-acetylmuramate dehydrogenase, with the protein MTRPGTVTLEAELRQRARDVRPGEPLWKHVSMRIGGPADLLVIPRSLEELREVATFLFARGVPFVTLGQGSNVLVADAGVRGVVIKVGKGVDGVRFAGAQVEAEAGHGLPHLAQAAARRGLAGLEFAAGIPASVGGAVVMNAGAHGHAMSEVVERVRVVSPRGEEMLSAAELGYAYRTSVLQHRPAVVLEAQLRLTPAPAAEVQRRMDAWLAQRSATQPIGPPSSGCVFRNPEGDHAGRLIDAAGAKGLAVGDAVVSQVHANYIVNRHRATAAQVLALIEQVRERVRRCAGVELELEIRLLGEF; encoded by the coding sequence GTGACGCGACCAGGCACGGTCACTCTCGAAGCGGAGCTGCGGCAGCGGGCGAGGGATGTGCGTCCCGGCGAGCCCCTGTGGAAGCATGTCTCCATGCGCATCGGTGGCCCGGCCGACCTCCTGGTGATCCCCCGTAGCCTGGAAGAGCTGCGGGAGGTGGCCACGTTCCTCTTCGCTCGCGGAGTCCCCTTCGTCACCCTGGGGCAGGGATCCAACGTCCTGGTGGCGGACGCGGGGGTGCGCGGGGTCGTCATCAAGGTGGGAAAGGGGGTCGACGGGGTCCGATTTGCCGGGGCGCAGGTGGAGGCTGAGGCCGGTCACGGGCTGCCGCACCTGGCGCAGGCGGCGGCGCGGCGCGGCCTCGCCGGCCTGGAGTTCGCCGCTGGCATTCCCGCCTCGGTGGGCGGAGCGGTAGTGATGAACGCCGGAGCCCACGGGCATGCCATGAGCGAGGTCGTGGAGCGGGTACGGGTGGTGAGCCCCCGGGGAGAGGAGATGCTGTCTGCTGCCGAGCTGGGGTACGCCTACCGGACCTCGGTGCTGCAGCATCGCCCGGCGGTGGTGCTGGAGGCGCAGCTGCGGCTGACCCCGGCTCCGGCCGCCGAGGTACAGCGGCGCATGGACGCCTGGCTGGCACAGCGCAGCGCCACCCAACCCATCGGCCCACCCAGTTCCGGGTGCGTCTTCCGTAACCCTGAGGGAGACCACGCCGGACGGCTGATCGACGCCGCCGGGGCGAAGGGTCTGGCCGTGGGCGACGCGGTGGTCTCACAGGTCCACGCCAACTACATCGTCAACCGTCACCGAGCCACCGCTGCTCAGGTGCTGGCGCTGATCGAGCAGGTGCGGGAGCGCGTACGCCGCTGCGCCGGCGTGGAGCTGGAGCTGGAGATCAGGTTGCTGGGGGAGTTCTAA
- a CDS encoding site-2 protease family protein, with translation MSATLPEDLSPQAQELARLVAASFPVEDILFEGDRPAFVIRRPQDVQFAFAALRRRLEPLRLVPALRRRRGRDLVILLPEPPPLRTRWGVNLLLLLATLGTTFYAGYQQAAFLVREGLMGDATRAALAFSLPLMAILFTHEMGHKVASMLRGIRASLPYFIPMPPLPTVLPIGTLGAVILTRSPAPDRNGLMDLGASGPLAGFLVAIPVLIYGIKHSFVLEALSGPLVSIPDPLLVRWLSRVLLDAPQGSIILGHPTYWAGWIGLLVTSLNLLPASMLDGGHAVRAALGPERHRIVSYVAVAVALALGYVPMAVLILFFNARGHPGPLDDLTPLAPSRILMGCLLVGIFAVSAVPLWAVRPVP, from the coding sequence GTGAGCGCCACACTGCCCGAGGACCTTTCCCCCCAGGCCCAGGAGCTAGCCCGCCTGGTGGCGGCATCCTTCCCCGTGGAGGACATCCTCTTCGAGGGGGACCGGCCCGCCTTTGTCATCCGCCGGCCCCAGGACGTGCAGTTCGCCTTCGCCGCCCTGCGCCGCCGGCTGGAGCCACTGCGCCTGGTACCGGCGCTGCGACGCCGCCGCGGTCGAGATCTGGTCATCCTCCTGCCGGAGCCCCCGCCTCTGCGCACCCGCTGGGGCGTCAACCTGCTCCTCCTGCTGGCGACGCTGGGTACGACCTTCTACGCCGGCTACCAGCAGGCAGCCTTCCTGGTGCGGGAGGGGCTGATGGGTGACGCCACCAGGGCCGCCCTGGCGTTCTCCCTGCCCCTGATGGCCATCCTGTTCACCCACGAGATGGGGCATAAGGTGGCCTCCATGCTGCGGGGCATCCGGGCCAGCCTGCCCTACTTCATCCCCATGCCGCCACTGCCCACCGTGCTGCCCATCGGCACGCTTGGCGCCGTGATCCTGACGCGTTCCCCGGCGCCGGACCGCAACGGCCTGATGGACCTGGGCGCCTCTGGCCCGCTGGCGGGGTTCCTGGTGGCCATCCCGGTCCTCATCTACGGCATCAAGCACTCCTTCGTCCTGGAGGCGCTCTCCGGCCCGCTGGTGAGCATCCCCGACCCGCTGCTGGTGCGGTGGTTGAGCCGGGTGCTCCTCGACGCCCCGCAGGGGAGCATCATCCTGGGCCATCCCACCTACTGGGCCGGGTGGATCGGCCTGCTGGTAACCAGCCTCAACCTCCTGCCGGCCAGTATGCTGGACGGCGGCCACGCCGTGCGCGCGGCGCTGGGGCCGGAGCGCCACCGGATCGTCTCCTACGTGGCAGTGGCGGTGGCCCTGGCCCTGGGGTATGTCCCCATGGCCGTCCTCATCCTCTTCTTCAACGCACGCGGCCACCCCGGGCCTCTGGACGACCTGACACCGCTGGCCCCCTCGCGGATCCTGATGGGATGCCTGCTTGTCGGGATCTTCGCGGTGAGCGCGGTGCCGCTGTGGGCCGTCCGCCCCGTTCCCTGA
- the ftsA gene encoding cell division protein FtsA produces MPKKGLVAGLDIGTTKVCALAGEVDEEGEVRIVGMGTSPSLGLRKGVVVDLDATIKAIEEAVERAERMAGARLSAAFVSVSGEHIASANSRGIVAVARSDHEIEAGDVTRVVEAARMNALPPSDRDLIHLLPRDFVVDGQDGVRNPVGMFGARLEVEAHIVTGLATILANVAKCVQEASLEVEALVLEPLASAEAVLTPAERELGTVLADIGGGTTSIGVFVGGGLCHSAILPVGGTHLTNDIAVGLRTPISEAEKLKVRTGAASPHMAAEGELIEVVTVGDRTPRILPRRLLCEIIEPRVAEIMGLLRAELRRSGYAHLVPGGVVLTGGTALLAGIAPYAAEALELPARVGAPEHVSGVTEAVHSPIYSTAVGLVQIGARERSGMRLLRQGNGSRGAMGWLRGIFRAVLQGA; encoded by the coding sequence GTGCCGAAGAAGGGCCTGGTCGCTGGTCTCGATATTGGCACCACCAAGGTCTGCGCTCTTGCAGGCGAGGTGGATGAAGAGGGAGAGGTCCGCATCGTGGGGATGGGGACCTCTCCCTCTTTGGGCCTGCGCAAAGGCGTCGTCGTCGACCTGGACGCCACCATCAAGGCCATCGAGGAGGCGGTGGAGCGCGCGGAGCGCATGGCTGGTGCCCGCTTAAGCGCCGCCTTCGTCTCCGTCTCAGGGGAACATATCGCCTCGGCCAACTCCCGCGGCATTGTCGCCGTCGCCCGCAGCGACCACGAGATCGAGGCGGGAGACGTCACCCGGGTGGTGGAGGCGGCGCGGATGAACGCGCTGCCTCCCTCCGACCGCGACCTGATCCACCTGTTGCCGCGGGACTTCGTCGTGGACGGCCAGGACGGCGTGCGCAACCCCGTGGGCATGTTTGGTGCCCGGCTCGAGGTTGAGGCGCACATCGTCACGGGCCTGGCCACGATCTTGGCCAACGTGGCCAAGTGTGTGCAGGAAGCCAGCCTGGAGGTGGAGGCGCTGGTCCTGGAGCCGCTGGCCTCAGCGGAGGCGGTCCTCACCCCCGCCGAGCGGGAGCTGGGAACCGTGCTGGCGGACATCGGCGGGGGCACCACCAGCATCGGCGTCTTCGTTGGCGGGGGACTCTGTCACAGCGCCATCCTCCCGGTGGGGGGGACCCACCTGACCAACGACATTGCCGTCGGCCTGCGCACGCCCATCAGCGAGGCGGAGAAGCTGAAGGTCCGCACTGGCGCTGCCTCACCGCACATGGCGGCCGAGGGGGAGCTGATCGAGGTGGTGACCGTGGGAGACCGAACCCCGCGGATCCTGCCTCGGCGCCTGCTCTGCGAGATCATCGAGCCGCGGGTGGCGGAGATCATGGGCCTGCTGCGGGCGGAGCTGCGGCGCAGCGGCTACGCCCACCTGGTGCCGGGGGGCGTGGTGCTCACCGGCGGCACCGCGCTGCTGGCGGGGATCGCCCCGTATGCCGCCGAGGCTCTGGAGCTGCCAGCGCGGGTCGGCGCGCCGGAGCACGTCAGCGGGGTGACGGAGGCGGTGCACAGCCCCATATACAGCACGGCGGTGGGGCTGGTGCAGATCGGGGCGCGGGAGCGCAGCGGAATGCGTCTACTGCGGCAGGGCAACGGGAGCAGAGGGGCCATGGGGTGGCTGCGCGGCATCTTTCGCGCCGTCCTCCAGGGCGCCTAG
- the murC gene encoding UDP-N-acetylmuramate--L-alanine ligase yields MIDEQQHVHFVGIGGTGMSALAEVLLARGAAVSGCDIRASEATRRLQARGAVVRIGHSPAHLQGVDLVVASRAVRAESVELLAAQGRGLPVWHRAELLGRLMRDARSIAVAGTHGKTTTTAMAAAVLVAGGLDPTALIGADVVTLGGNARVGTSPWMVAEVDESDGSLLHVAPWAAVVTSLDLTDHADFYGSPEHLERTFRRFLEGIKADGFAVISADHPIAARMASVPRVPVVTYGLGGGAELAAEVEELRGPASRAVLRRRGRRLGRLSLQVPGRYNVANALGAVAVGLQVGVSFHTIAAALAAFRGVHRRFEIRGEADGVLVVDDYAHNPVKVAAVLRAARECWPGRRVVALFQPHRYTRTRATYAQFADAFRDADQVVITEIYPADEEPIPGVSAALIVDAVRRHRPVDFVPSAEEAVEQVARRARPGDLVLTMGAGDIGTAADRLLERLRARVWP; encoded by the coding sequence ATGATCGACGAGCAGCAGCACGTCCACTTCGTGGGCATCGGCGGTACGGGGATGAGCGCCCTGGCCGAGGTGTTGCTGGCACGCGGCGCCGCCGTCTCCGGATGTGACATCCGGGCCTCCGAGGCTACCCGGCGACTGCAGGCCCGTGGAGCGGTGGTGCGCATCGGCCACAGCCCCGCTCACCTGCAGGGGGTGGACCTGGTAGTGGCTTCGCGGGCGGTGCGGGCGGAGAGCGTGGAGCTCCTGGCGGCGCAGGGGCGCGGCCTCCCGGTCTGGCACCGCGCTGAGCTGCTCGGCCGCCTGATGCGTGACGCCCGCTCCATCGCGGTGGCCGGGACGCACGGCAAGACCACCACCACGGCCATGGCGGCGGCGGTGCTGGTCGCCGGCGGTCTGGACCCCACTGCGCTGATCGGCGCCGACGTGGTGACGCTTGGGGGCAACGCGCGGGTGGGCACCTCGCCCTGGATGGTGGCGGAGGTGGACGAGAGCGACGGCTCGCTGCTCCACGTGGCGCCGTGGGCGGCGGTGGTGACCAGCCTGGACCTCACCGACCACGCCGACTTCTACGGGTCGCCCGAGCACCTGGAGCGGACCTTCCGCCGGTTCCTGGAGGGGATCAAGGCGGACGGCTTCGCCGTGATCAGCGCCGACCACCCCATCGCCGCCCGCATGGCCTCGGTGCCGCGCGTCCCGGTGGTCACCTACGGGCTGGGAGGAGGAGCCGAGCTGGCGGCGGAGGTTGAGGAGCTGCGCGGCCCGGCCAGCCGCGCCGTGCTGCGGCGCCGGGGAAGACGGTTGGGCAGGCTGAGCCTGCAGGTCCCCGGGCGGTACAACGTGGCCAACGCCCTGGGGGCCGTGGCGGTGGGCCTGCAGGTGGGCGTTTCCTTCCACACCATCGCTGCGGCGCTGGCCGCCTTTCGCGGCGTGCACCGCCGCTTCGAGATCCGCGGGGAAGCGGACGGCGTCCTGGTCGTGGACGACTACGCCCACAACCCGGTGAAGGTGGCGGCCGTGCTGCGGGCGGCCCGGGAGTGCTGGCCGGGACGGCGGGTGGTGGCCCTCTTCCAGCCGCACCGCTACACGCGGACGCGGGCCACCTACGCGCAGTTCGCCGATGCCTTCCGCGACGCCGACCAGGTGGTGATCACGGAGATTTACCCCGCCGACGAGGAGCCCATCCCCGGAGTCAGCGCCGCCCTGATCGTGGACGCGGTGCGGCGGCACCGGCCCGTGGACTTCGTCCCGTCAGCGGAGGAGGCGGTCGAGCAGGTTGCGCGACGCGCCCGGCCCGGCGACCTGGTGCTGACGATGGGCGCGGGGGACATCGGGACGGCGGCGGACCGCCTTCTGGAGCGGCTGCGCGCCCGGGTGTGGCCGTGA
- the murG gene encoding undecaprenyldiphospho-muramoylpentapeptide beta-N-acetylglucosaminyltransferase — translation MGTAGDLRLVIAGGGTGGHLYPGIAVAEVAQARLAARILFMGGARLEARVLGPAGWAFVRVASRPLPRRVGPAAIWSLGVNAAGTLQALGRLRRFSPDAVLATGGYAAAPVGLAALLLGIPLVLQEQNMLPGLVNTWLARWARAISVPAQVPGFPAGRTVVTGVPVRPSVLRGERDRARRRFGLDSGRFTVLVLGGSQGAVRLNRAVGEAATLMMYEPIQILHQTGGDHLEWVRREIGHREHVGPPVIRQIPLAFIEEMGDAYAAADLVVCRAGASTLAEVTAWGLPAIVVPYPHAAGRHQDANASRLAAAGAAEVIPDAELTGLRLQEHIRGLVHDRVRLRAMAEASRRLGRPAAAARVLDLLLAATGRSPLEPAASSGAPGSSGRRSGRVLPATRLPG, via the coding sequence GTGGGCACCGCGGGGGACCTGCGGCTGGTCATCGCTGGCGGGGGGACGGGAGGTCACCTCTACCCGGGGATCGCCGTGGCCGAGGTGGCACAGGCACGCCTTGCCGCCCGGATCCTGTTCATGGGCGGGGCGCGGCTGGAGGCGCGCGTGCTGGGCCCGGCCGGGTGGGCCTTCGTCCGGGTGGCCTCCCGCCCGCTGCCGCGGCGGGTGGGCCCCGCTGCTATCTGGTCGCTGGGGGTGAACGCTGCGGGGACGCTGCAGGCACTTGGCCGCCTGCGGCGCTTTTCGCCGGATGCGGTGCTGGCCACCGGCGGGTACGCCGCCGCTCCCGTAGGCCTGGCGGCGCTTCTCCTAGGCATCCCCCTGGTGCTGCAGGAGCAGAACATGCTCCCCGGCCTGGTCAACACCTGGCTTGCCCGCTGGGCCAGGGCAATTTCCGTCCCGGCCCAGGTGCCCGGATTCCCCGCGGGCCGCACCGTCGTCACCGGCGTGCCCGTGCGTCCCAGCGTCCTGCGTGGAGAGCGGGACCGCGCCCGGCGCAGGTTTGGCCTCGACTCCGGGCGCTTTACCGTCCTGGTGCTGGGTGGCAGTCAGGGGGCGGTGCGCCTCAACCGCGCGGTGGGCGAGGCCGCTACGCTGATGATGTACGAGCCGATCCAGATCCTGCACCAGACGGGCGGCGACCACCTGGAGTGGGTGCGACGGGAGATCGGGCACCGAGAGCACGTGGGCCCCCCGGTCATCCGGCAGATCCCCCTGGCGTTCATCGAGGAGATGGGCGACGCCTACGCCGCCGCTGACCTGGTGGTCTGCCGGGCGGGCGCCTCCACCCTGGCCGAGGTCACGGCCTGGGGGCTGCCCGCCATCGTGGTCCCTTATCCCCATGCAGCGGGCCGGCACCAGGACGCCAACGCCAGCCGGCTGGCCGCGGCAGGCGCGGCCGAGGTCATTCCTGATGCAGAGCTGACGGGGCTGCGCCTGCAGGAGCACATCCGTGGGCTGGTCCACGACAGGGTGCGCCTGCGGGCCATGGCGGAAGCCAGCCGTCGCCTGGGCCGTCCCGCCGCCGCGGCCCGCGTCCTCGACCTCCTGCTGGCCGCCACGGGACGGTCGCCGCTTGAGCCTGCCGCTTCCTCAGGGGCCCCGGGGTCCTCCGGCAGGCGCTCCGGGCGGGTGCTGCCAGCGACGCGGCTGCCCGGGTAA